In the genome of Halostella limicola, one region contains:
- a CDS encoding methionine adenosyltransferase, giving the protein MSERNITVESIDRRAVEDQEVEIVERKGIGHPDSICDGVAESVSSALGRAYIDRVGKVLHYNTDETQLVAGNAAPAFGGGEVVEPIYLLIVGRATKEYEGTSIPAETIALRAARDYLEENIPELDVGTDIVVDVKLGEGSGDLQEVFGEEGQTVPMANDTSFGVGHAPLTETEQIVREAERSLTGDYADENPAVGPDVKIMGKREADHIDVTVAAAIVDEYVADLDEYDEAVGGIHDHVEDLAAEYTDRDVTVHVNTADDYEDGSIYLTTTGTSAEQGDDGSVGRGNRANGLITPNRSMSMEATSGKNPVNHIGKIYNLLSTSIAESVVAEVDGIRDLRVRLLSQIGRPIDQPHVADAEVVTEDGVAIADIEDDVTEIVDRELADVTAITEKAIEGELSTF; this is encoded by the coding sequence ATGAGCGAGCGGAACATCACCGTCGAGTCTATCGACCGACGGGCAGTCGAGGACCAGGAAGTCGAGATCGTCGAGCGAAAGGGGATCGGTCACCCCGACTCCATCTGCGACGGCGTCGCCGAGAGCGTCTCCAGCGCCCTCGGTCGTGCGTACATCGACCGCGTCGGGAAGGTACTGCACTACAACACCGACGAGACGCAGCTCGTCGCCGGCAACGCCGCGCCCGCGTTCGGCGGCGGCGAGGTCGTCGAGCCGATCTACCTGCTGATCGTCGGCCGCGCCACGAAGGAGTACGAGGGCACGAGCATCCCGGCCGAGACCATCGCGCTGCGGGCCGCCCGGGACTATCTGGAGGAGAACATCCCCGAACTCGACGTGGGCACGGACATCGTCGTCGACGTGAAGCTCGGCGAGGGCAGCGGCGACCTGCAGGAAGTGTTTGGCGAGGAGGGCCAGACCGTCCCAATGGCCAACGACACCTCCTTCGGCGTCGGCCACGCGCCCCTGACCGAGACCGAGCAGATCGTCCGCGAGGCCGAGCGGAGCCTCACCGGCGACTACGCCGACGAGAACCCCGCGGTCGGCCCCGACGTGAAGATCATGGGCAAGCGCGAGGCCGACCACATCGACGTCACCGTCGCCGCGGCCATCGTCGACGAGTACGTCGCGGACCTAGACGAGTACGACGAGGCCGTCGGCGGCATCCACGACCACGTCGAGGACCTCGCCGCGGAGTACACCGACCGCGACGTGACCGTCCACGTGAACACCGCGGACGACTACGAGGACGGTTCCATCTACCTCACCACGACGGGCACCAGCGCCGAGCAGGGCGACGACGGCTCCGTCGGCCGCGGCAACCGCGCGAACGGCCTCATCACGCCGAACCGCTCGATGAGCATGGAGGCCACGAGCGGCAAGAACCCCGTCAACCACATCGGGAAGATCTACAACCTCCTGTCGACGTCGATCGCAGAGAGCGTCGTCGCCGAGGTCGACGGCATCCGCGACCTGCGGGTGCGCCTGCTCAGCCAGATCGGCCGCCCGATCGACCAGCCCCACGTCGCCGACGCCGAGGTCGTCACCGAGGACGGCGTCGCGATCGCGGACATCGAGGACGACGTCACCGAGATCGTCGACCGCGAACTCGCCGACGTCACCGCGATCACCGAGAAGGCTATCGAGGGCGAGCTCTCGACGTTCTGA
- a CDS encoding DUF5804 family protein: MTRVCLVGADDVDLRFELLSRETAREALSTYDLARPYENTLALDTVSVGAAVSLLNDLNWYLVRFADAALVMEPSISETEWLSRDLAEAVRNDEVTPAETDEYLRFYGVDDGALVEPLFVRRTDGETPEYDLREVDETVTVRVTEDEFGR; this comes from the coding sequence GTGACACGCGTCTGTCTCGTCGGCGCCGACGACGTCGACCTCCGGTTCGAACTCCTCTCGCGGGAGACCGCACGCGAGGCGCTGTCGACGTACGACCTCGCCCGGCCGTACGAGAACACGCTCGCCCTCGACACCGTCTCGGTCGGCGCGGCGGTGTCGCTTTTGAACGACCTGAACTGGTACCTCGTCCGCTTCGCCGACGCCGCGCTCGTCATGGAACCGAGCATCAGCGAGACCGAGTGGCTCTCCCGCGACTTGGCGGAGGCGGTCAGGAACGACGAGGTGACGCCCGCGGAGACCGACGAGTACCTCCGCTTCTACGGCGTCGACGACGGGGCGCTCGTCGAACCGCTGTTCGTCCGCCGCACGGACGGCGAGACGCCCGAGTACGACCTCCGCGAGGTGGACGAGACGGTGACCGTCCGCGTCACCGAGGACGAGTTCGGGCGATAG
- a CDS encoding alpha-ketoacid dehydrogenase subunit beta, translated as MAEADTDAPADAAERELTMSRAMVEAIAHEMETDDDVFVMGEDVADYGGIFDSTEGLLEEFGRDRVMDVPISETGFIGAGVGAAQEGMRPIVELMFADFFGVCMDQIYNQMAKNTYMSGGSVSVPMTLMTAVGGTYNDAAQHSQTLYGTFAHLPGMKVVVPSTAYDAKGLMHNAVRDDDPVVYMFHKRLMGIGWMPAPEGPKTGVPEDDYTIPFGSADVKREGEDATVVTLGLHVHRALEAAESLAEDGIDAEVIDLRTLVPLDTETVVDSVRKTGRLVVVDEDYESFGVTGEVVGRVTEAALDDLEAVERVAVPDVPIPYSRPMENEVIPDSSDVEEAVRATRE; from the coding sequence ATGGCGGAAGCCGACACCGACGCACCGGCCGACGCCGCCGAGCGCGAGCTGACGATGAGCCGGGCGATGGTCGAGGCGATCGCCCACGAGATGGAGACGGACGACGACGTGTTCGTCATGGGCGAGGACGTCGCGGACTACGGCGGCATCTTCGACAGCACGGAGGGGCTGCTGGAGGAGTTCGGCCGCGACCGCGTGATGGACGTGCCCATCAGCGAGACGGGGTTCATCGGCGCGGGCGTCGGCGCGGCCCAGGAGGGGATGCGTCCGATTGTCGAGCTGATGTTCGCCGACTTCTTCGGCGTCTGCATGGACCAGATCTACAACCAGATGGCGAAGAACACGTACATGAGCGGCGGGAGCGTCAGCGTCCCGATGACGCTGATGACGGCGGTCGGCGGCACGTACAACGACGCCGCCCAGCACTCCCAGACGCTGTACGGCACCTTCGCCCACCTCCCCGGGATGAAGGTCGTCGTCCCGAGCACGGCCTACGACGCGAAGGGGCTGATGCACAACGCCGTCCGCGACGACGACCCCGTCGTCTACATGTTCCACAAGCGCCTGATGGGCATCGGCTGGATGCCCGCGCCGGAGGGGCCGAAGACGGGCGTCCCGGAGGACGACTACACCATCCCGTTCGGATCGGCCGACGTGAAGCGGGAGGGCGAGGACGCCACGGTCGTCACCCTCGGCCTCCACGTCCACCGCGCGCTGGAGGCGGCCGAGTCCCTCGCCGAAGACGGCATCGACGCCGAGGTGATCGACCTCCGGACGCTCGTGCCGCTGGACACGGAGACCGTCGTCGACTCCGTCCGGAAGACCGGTCGCCTCGTCGTCGTCGACGAGGACTACGAGTCCTTCGGCGTGACGGGGGAGGTCGTCGGCCGCGTCACGGAGGCGGCGCTCGACGACCTCGAAGCTGTCGAGCGCGTCGCCGTCCCCGACGTGCCGATCCCGTACTCCAGGCCGATGGAGAACGAGGTCATCCCGGACTCGTCGGACGTCGAGGAAGCGGTGCGGGCGACGCGGGAATGA
- a CDS encoding RAD55 family ATPase, giving the protein MAGRLKTGIDVLDRKLNGGLPAGCIVALTASPSSQSELLLYELTAARGTLYLTTQRSDQAVRDAIDATNTTVGSPTVRDVGGSEPLDEANRLIRALPEGANLIIDPVDTLERREPARYRNFLNDLQTHMVNTGSIAVLHCLDGHAPPENRDTTEHMADVVFDLDTRVEGTDMVNRLAVPKFRGGRALSETVKLELLEEVAIDTSRDIA; this is encoded by the coding sequence ATGGCTGGTCGGCTAAAGACTGGGATCGACGTCCTCGACAGGAAGCTCAACGGCGGGTTACCTGCGGGATGTATCGTGGCGCTCACCGCGTCGCCGTCCAGCCAGTCGGAACTCCTCCTCTACGAGCTCACCGCGGCGCGGGGCACGCTGTACCTGACGACCCAGCGGTCCGACCAGGCCGTTCGCGACGCCATCGACGCGACGAACACGACCGTCGGCAGCCCAACGGTCCGGGACGTGGGCGGGAGCGAGCCGCTGGACGAGGCGAACCGCCTCATCAGGGCGCTCCCCGAGGGGGCGAACCTGATCATCGACCCCGTCGACACCCTCGAACGGCGCGAGCCCGCGCGCTACCGGAACTTCCTCAACGACCTTCAGACGCACATGGTCAACACCGGTTCCATCGCCGTGCTTCACTGCCTCGACGGGCACGCGCCGCCCGAGAACCGGGACACCACCGAGCACATGGCCGACGTGGTCTTCGACCTCGACACGCGCGTCGAGGGGACGGACATGGTGAACCGCCTCGCGGTGCCGAAGTTCCGCGGCGGCCGGGCGCTGTCCGAGACCGTGAAACTGGAGCTCTTGGAGGAGGTCGCCATCGACACCAGCCGCGACATCGCCTAG
- a CDS encoding lipoyl domain-containing protein, with protein MSGVVAIVDSEECWPEDADDVDEGVVTNWFAREGKRVEAGETLCEIQVEKVSVDVPSPVDGELAEIAVGEQEEFERGDTLARVRPAEG; from the coding sequence ATGAGCGGCGTCGTCGCCATCGTCGACTCCGAGGAGTGCTGGCCCGAGGACGCCGACGACGTGGACGAGGGGGTCGTGACGAACTGGTTCGCCCGCGAGGGCAAGCGGGTCGAGGCGGGCGAGACGCTCTGTGAGATACAGGTGGAGAAAGTGAGCGTCGACGTGCCGTCGCCTGTCGACGGCGAACTCGCCGAGATCGCGGTCGGCGAGCAGGAGGAGTTCGAGCGCGGCGACACTCTCGCCCGGGTCCGCCCCGCGGAGGGGTGA
- the cyaB gene encoding class IV adenylate cyclase, translating to MFEVEVKVRADHDAVRERLGAAGAERRGAVVQEDMYYDAPHRNFAETDEALRIRRERAPDADESEAVARVTYKGPLVEAESKTREEFETGVDDGETMDSVLDALGFDPAATVRKVRERYALDDYTVTLDAVDGLGEFVEVETETDEDGVEAAREGAYDLLERLGLDPAEQIRTSYLGLLLD from the coding sequence ATGTTTGAGGTGGAGGTGAAGGTCCGGGCCGACCACGACGCGGTCCGGGAGCGACTCGGCGCGGCCGGCGCCGAGCGCCGCGGTGCGGTGGTGCAGGAGGACATGTACTACGACGCGCCCCATCGAAACTTCGCCGAGACCGACGAGGCGCTCCGGATCCGCCGGGAGCGCGCGCCCGACGCGGACGAGAGCGAGGCCGTCGCGCGGGTCACCTACAAGGGACCGCTGGTCGAGGCGGAGTCGAAGACCCGCGAGGAGTTCGAGACGGGGGTCGACGACGGGGAGACGATGGACTCGGTCCTCGATGCCCTCGGGTTCGACCCGGCCGCGACGGTCCGGAAGGTGCGAGAGCGGTACGCCCTCGACGACTACACGGTCACGCTCGACGCCGTCGACGGCCTCGGCGAGTTCGTCGAGGTCGAGACCGAAACGGACGAGGACGGCGTCGAGGCGGCCCGCGAGGGCGCGTACGACCTGCTGGAGCGCCTTGGGCTCGATCCGGCGGAGCAGATCCGCACGTCGTACCTCGGCCTGCTGCTCGATTAA
- a CDS encoding MoaD/ThiS family protein — MEVTVYGPLRSATGEKSVKVDADPDTVADAVDAFVEAYPRAEQHLVDCDGDLRSSVRIAVDGDSAAPDDVCPPDAVLSIHPAMRGG, encoded by the coding sequence GTGGAAGTCACCGTGTACGGTCCCCTCCGAAGCGCGACGGGAGAAAAGTCGGTCAAGGTCGACGCCGACCCCGACACCGTCGCGGACGCCGTCGACGCGTTCGTCGAGGCGTACCCGCGAGCGGAGCAGCATCTGGTGGACTGTGACGGCGACCTGCGAAGCAGCGTCCGGATCGCGGTCGACGGCGACAGCGCCGCGCCGGACGACGTCTGTCCGCCGGACGCGGTCCTGTCGATACATCCCGCGATGCGCGGTGGATAG
- a CDS encoding tRNA sulfurtransferase, protein MKPPGADTVVVRHGDVNQKSGRVQRDMERRLVENVEALLDDRGVDAEVEHRWTRPLVHTSESQVDAATDAVTDAFGVVSASPALVVSAEREAIEDALARAANEHYDGGTFAVDARRAGDSLPFTSEDVEEFGGRAVWNAVEQSSTSNRTQSDDAVEDDFTPEVDLDDPDLTFYVECREEGDAFVFLEKRPGPGGMPLGSQAPVVALVSGGIDSPVAAYEVMKRGAPIVPVYVDLGDYGGPDHEARAMETVRTLATFAPNFDLGVWRVPAGDTVSLLVDEIEQGRMLAFRRFMYRVGERIAEREGAHGIVTGEALGQKSSQTARNFGVTSRAVDLPVHRPLLSLDKNEITRRAREIGTFRDSTIPAGCNRFAPDQAETNARIGPLRESEPDDLFERAERAAEAAELIQP, encoded by the coding sequence ATGAAACCGCCGGGAGCGGACACCGTCGTCGTGCGACACGGCGACGTCAACCAGAAGAGCGGTCGCGTCCAGCGCGACATGGAGCGTCGCCTCGTCGAGAACGTCGAGGCGCTGCTCGACGACCGCGGGGTCGACGCCGAGGTCGAGCACCGGTGGACCCGCCCCCTCGTCCACACTTCTGAGTCGCAGGTCGACGCGGCGACGGACGCCGTGACCGACGCGTTCGGCGTCGTCTCGGCGAGTCCGGCGCTGGTCGTCTCGGCCGAGCGCGAGGCGATCGAGGACGCGCTCGCCCGGGCCGCGAACGAGCACTACGACGGCGGGACGTTCGCCGTCGACGCCCGGCGCGCGGGCGATTCGCTGCCGTTCACGAGCGAGGACGTCGAGGAGTTCGGCGGGCGGGCCGTCTGGAACGCCGTCGAGCAAAGCTCGACGAGCAATCGGACGCAGTCCGATGACGCGGTCGAGGACGACTTCACCCCCGAGGTCGACCTCGACGACCCCGACCTCACCTTCTACGTCGAGTGCCGCGAGGAGGGCGACGCCTTCGTCTTTCTCGAAAAGCGACCGGGTCCCGGCGGGATGCCGCTGGGGAGCCAGGCCCCGGTCGTCGCCCTCGTCAGCGGCGGCATCGACTCGCCGGTCGCCGCCTACGAGGTGATGAAACGCGGCGCGCCGATCGTCCCCGTCTACGTCGACCTGGGCGACTACGGCGGCCCGGACCACGAGGCGCGGGCGATGGAGACGGTCCGGACGCTCGCGACGTTCGCGCCGAACTTCGATCTGGGCGTGTGGCGCGTGCCGGCAGGCGACACCGTCTCGCTGCTCGTCGACGAGATCGAACAGGGCCGGATGCTCGCGTTCCGCCGGTTCATGTACCGCGTCGGAGAACGCATCGCGGAGCGCGAGGGGGCACACGGCATCGTCACCGGAGAGGCCCTCGGCCAGAAGTCGAGCCAGACCGCCCGGAACTTCGGTGTGACCAGCCGCGCGGTCGACCTCCCGGTCCACCGGCCGCTGCTGTCGCTCGACAAGAACGAGATCACCCGACGCGCCCGGGAGATCGGCACGTTCCGGGACTCGACCATCCCCGCGGGGTGCAACCGCTTCGCGCCGGATCAGGCCGAGACGAACGCGCGGATCGGACCGCTCCGGGAGTCCGAACCGGACGACCTGTTCGAGCGCGCAGAGCGCGCGGCGGAAGCGGCCGAACTGATCCAGCCCTGA
- a CDS encoding metal-dependent hydrolase: MVDVMGHFGMALLFAIPAWVVWDGRVSLAFIGFTLVTAILPDADLLLREVLPMHHHGVTHTIVFVVGFSILVGAAVEYGLRDRLERQFLKERGYGASDGGLFLFVAGGLFLGGMAHLFADTLSAPDISTPLEPFWPFFDKPYSIDLIWYNDPLWNVGLLSLAVALHLLLAYVDIAIDHPYAITEIGEEA, from the coding sequence ATGGTCGACGTGATGGGACATTTCGGGATGGCGCTGCTGTTCGCGATCCCGGCGTGGGTCGTGTGGGACGGACGGGTAAGCCTCGCGTTCATCGGGTTCACCCTGGTGACGGCGATACTCCCCGACGCGGACCTCCTGTTACGGGAAGTTCTCCCGATGCATCACCACGGGGTGACCCACACCATCGTGTTCGTCGTCGGGTTCTCGATACTCGTCGGGGCGGCCGTCGAGTACGGGCTGAGGGACCGACTGGAGAGACAGTTCCTGAAAGAGCGAGGGTACGGCGCCTCGGACGGTGGGCTGTTCCTGTTCGTCGCCGGGGGCCTGTTCCTCGGCGGGATGGCTCACCTCTTCGCGGACACGCTGTCCGCGCCGGACATCTCCACGCCGCTGGAGCCGTTCTGGCCGTTCTTCGACAAGCCGTACTCGATCGACCTGATCTGGTACAACGACCCCCTCTGGAACGTCGGCCTCCTGTCGCTGGCGGTCGCGCTGCATCTGCTGCTCGCGTACGTCGACATCGCTATCGATCACCCGTACGCGATCACCGAAATCGGCGAGGAGGCGTGA
- a CDS encoding acetamidase/formamidase family protein, whose translation MAQREIQQELTVDKYTLGLVGPDQEWAGTVADGGTIKTHTPPACWGPMITPEFRGGHEVTRPIRVENAEVGDAVALKIRDVEVTSVATSTGSMTEREGAFGDDPFVDHRCPECGTEWPESVVEGTGEESIKCAECGANASSFGFEYGYTVAFDDDRTVGLTMDAEAADDLAERADEAMALPENSRQHPILLYKPSEMPGTVGRLRPFIGNVGTTPPVELPDSHNAGDFGQFLIGAEHDWGLDSEEELSERTDGHMDVNAVRAGATLVCPVKVDGGGVYVGDLHANQGDGELSLHTTDVSGRTEIEVEVIKDLDIDGPILLPNEEDLPHIAKPYSDEELEAARGLGEQYGVDVNDDMGPIQVIGSGATINDATENAFDRACDLVDMTEGEVRSRCTFTGGVEVGRLPGVVQLDMLAPLDVLEERGMAHLVRDQYDL comes from the coding sequence ATGGCCCAGCGAGAGATCCAACAAGAACTGACGGTCGACAAGTACACCCTCGGCCTCGTCGGCCCGGACCAGGAGTGGGCCGGCACGGTGGCGGACGGCGGGACGATCAAGACGCACACGCCGCCGGCCTGCTGGGGGCCGATGATCACGCCGGAGTTCCGGGGCGGTCACGAGGTGACCCGGCCCATCAGGGTGGAGAACGCCGAGGTCGGCGACGCGGTCGCGCTGAAGATCCGCGACGTCGAGGTGACGAGCGTCGCCACGAGCACCGGGAGCATGACGGAGCGCGAGGGGGCGTTCGGCGACGACCCGTTCGTCGACCACCGCTGTCCCGAGTGCGGGACGGAGTGGCCCGAGAGCGTCGTCGAGGGGACCGGCGAGGAGTCGATCAAGTGCGCCGAGTGCGGCGCGAACGCCTCCTCGTTCGGCTTCGAGTACGGCTACACCGTCGCGTTCGACGACGACCGCACCGTCGGCCTGACGATGGACGCCGAGGCCGCCGACGACCTCGCCGAGCGTGCGGACGAGGCGATGGCGCTGCCGGAGAACTCCCGCCAGCACCCCATCCTGCTGTACAAGCCGTCGGAGATGCCCGGCACGGTCGGTCGCCTGCGTCCCTTCATCGGCAACGTCGGCACGACGCCGCCGGTGGAGCTACCGGACTCGCACAACGCGGGCGACTTCGGGCAGTTCCTCATCGGCGCGGAGCACGACTGGGGCCTCGACAGCGAGGAGGAGCTGTCGGAGCGCACTGACGGCCACATGGACGTCAACGCCGTCCGCGCCGGCGCGACGCTCGTCTGCCCCGTGAAGGTCGACGGCGGCGGCGTCTACGTCGGCGACCTGCACGCCAACCAGGGCGACGGCGAACTCTCCCTCCACACGACGGACGTGAGCGGGCGGACCGAGATAGAGGTGGAAGTGATCAAGGACCTCGACATCGACGGCCCGATCCTCCTGCCGAACGAGGAGGACCTCCCCCACATCGCGAAGCCGTACAGCGACGAGGAGCTGGAGGCGGCCCGCGGCCTCGGCGAGCAGTACGGCGTCGACGTGAACGACGACATGGGCCCGATCCAGGTGATCGGCAGCGGCGCGACGATCAACGACGCGACCGAGAACGCGTTCGACCGCGCCTGCGACCTGGTGGACATGACCGAGGGCGAGGTGCGCTCGCGCTGCACCTTCACCGGCGGTGTCGAGGTCGGACGGCTCCCCGGCGTCGTCCAGCTCGACATGCTCGCGCCATTGGACGTGCTAGAGGAGCGCGGGATGGCCCACCTCGTTCGCGACCAGTACGACCTCTGA
- a CDS encoding FKBP-type peptidyl-prolyl cis-trans isomerase: MSEDQEADQADEADAAESEEEVEQEEGLQQGDFVRLDYTARTADGGQLVDTTDPDVAEEEGVDDQQQTFEPRVVVLGEGHIFEAVEEDIYGEEVGTSGSVTVPAEEAFGEHDEEEVRTVSADKIPEDDRYPGAHVDVDGQHGHVETIIGGRARVDFNHPLAGEDVEYDYEVLEEVEDRVEQAKGLIGMYVDVDLDMWIQTDEVEEEVRVDDEDDDDEESEPEFETQTVEKETLYIESTPQLAMNQQWMMSKQQVAQDVVDRLDLDRIIVQETLGEGAGMMGGLGGMMGGGMGGGDIEEALEDADVDADEIVDELEGAEE; the protein is encoded by the coding sequence ATGAGCGAAGATCAAGAGGCCGACCAGGCCGATGAAGCGGACGCCGCAGAGAGCGAAGAAGAGGTCGAGCAGGAGGAGGGACTCCAGCAGGGCGATTTCGTCCGCCTCGACTACACCGCACGCACCGCCGACGGCGGCCAGCTCGTCGACACGACCGACCCCGACGTCGCCGAGGAAGAGGGCGTCGACGACCAGCAGCAGACGTTCGAGCCCCGCGTCGTCGTACTCGGCGAGGGCCACATCTTCGAAGCGGTCGAAGAGGACATCTACGGCGAGGAGGTCGGCACGAGCGGTAGCGTGACCGTCCCCGCCGAGGAGGCCTTCGGCGAGCACGACGAGGAGGAGGTCCGCACCGTCAGCGCCGACAAGATCCCCGAGGACGACCGCTACCCCGGCGCGCACGTCGACGTCGACGGCCAGCACGGCCACGTCGAGACGATCATCGGCGGCCGCGCCCGCGTCGACTTCAACCACCCGCTCGCCGGCGAGGACGTCGAGTACGATTACGAGGTCCTCGAAGAGGTCGAGGACCGCGTCGAGCAGGCGAAGGGCCTGATCGGCATGTACGTCGACGTCGACCTCGACATGTGGATCCAGACCGACGAGGTCGAAGAGGAGGTCCGCGTCGACGACGAGGACGACGATGACGAGGAGTCCGAACCCGAGTTCGAGACCCAGACCGTCGAGAAGGAGACGCTGTACATCGAGTCCACGCCCCAACTGGCGATGAACCAGCAGTGGATGATGTCGAAACAGCAGGTCGCGCAGGACGTCGTCGACCGCCTCGACCTCGACCGCATCATCGTGCAGGAGACCCTCGGCGAGGGCGCCGGCATGATGGGCGGCCTGGGCGGCATGATGGGCGGCGGCATGGGCGGTGGCGACATCGAGGAGGCCCTCGAGGACGCCGACGTCGACGCCGACGAGATCGTCGACGAGCTCGAAGGCGCGGAAGAGTAA
- a CDS encoding thiamine pyrophosphate-dependent dehydrogenase E1 component subunit alpha, with translation MFEDMVTARRYEERLQEEYLEGKQPAFDISAGPIPGELHLAAGHEPAAVGVCEHLRDDDTVTAPHRPHHVAIAKGVDLERMTAEIFGRETGLSSGKGGHMHLFDPDAKFACSGIIAEGYPPAVGAAMAAEKRNTDQVAVAYAGEGATNQGGFYESLNLASVHDLPVVFVVEDNDWAISMPKERVTAVDDNTKRAEGQDIPSARVDHNDAVAVYDAAEKAVGRARAGNGPTLLEVQVHRRMGHFMGDAEAYRPDAEKERLDAIDPIDRLEERLRDEGVDGERVDELRDQAEERVEDAIEFAKDQPEPDPEAAYDDVFTNPPSGVTDEEPGEEAISAGGDD, from the coding sequence ATGTTCGAGGACATGGTGACGGCCCGTCGGTACGAGGAGCGGTTGCAAGAGGAGTATCTGGAGGGCAAACAGCCGGCGTTCGACATCTCGGCCGGACCGATCCCGGGTGAACTCCACCTCGCCGCGGGGCACGAACCGGCAGCCGTCGGGGTGTGTGAGCACCTGCGCGACGACGACACGGTGACCGCGCCGCACCGGCCGCACCACGTCGCCATCGCGAAGGGCGTCGACTTAGAGCGGATGACAGCGGAGATATTCGGGCGGGAGACCGGGCTGTCGTCGGGGAAGGGCGGCCACATGCACCTGTTCGACCCCGACGCGAAGTTCGCCTGTAGCGGGATCATCGCGGAGGGGTATCCGCCGGCCGTCGGCGCGGCGATGGCCGCGGAGAAGCGCAACACGGACCAGGTCGCCGTCGCGTACGCCGGCGAGGGTGCGACCAATCAGGGGGGCTTCTACGAGTCGCTCAACCTCGCGAGCGTCCACGACCTCCCCGTCGTCTTCGTCGTCGAGGACAACGACTGGGCGATCAGCATGCCGAAAGAGCGGGTCACGGCGGTCGACGACAACACGAAGCGCGCCGAGGGGCAGGACATCCCGAGCGCCCGGGTCGACCACAACGACGCCGTCGCGGTGTACGACGCCGCGGAGAAAGCGGTCGGACGCGCCCGCGCCGGCAACGGTCCGACCCTGCTGGAGGTGCAGGTCCACCGTCGGATGGGCCACTTCATGGGCGACGCGGAGGCGTACCGCCCCGACGCGGAGAAGGAGCGACTGGACGCCATCGATCCCATCGACCGCCTCGAAGAGCGGCTTCGAGACGAGGGCGTCGACGGCGAGCGTGTCGACGAGCTCCGAGATCAGGCGGAGGAGCGCGTCGAGGACGCCATCGAGTTCGCCAAGGACCAGCCCGAACCCGACCCCGAGGCAGCGTACGACGACGTGTTCACGAACCCGCCGTCTGGCGTGACCGACGAGGAGCCCGGAGAGGAAGCCATCAGCGCCGGGGGTGACGACTGA
- a CDS encoding MinD/ParA family ATP-binding protein has product MIAIAGGKGGSGKTTTTLGLARALARTDRSVLAVDADRDMPNLHALAGVPASPSSETVDRGDAAGEDDRDPAAVAHPDPAVSGVRVLPAPREAGPLDGAALSRLRRSSRRVLIDCPAGAGPDAAAPLRAADATVVVTLPTPESLRDAAKTAAMARALDAPVAAAVVTRAESPPEGVRRLLETDRVVAVPDGGERPLRASGVDDAYRRLGVLVCNLN; this is encoded by the coding sequence ATGATCGCCATCGCCGGCGGGAAGGGCGGCTCCGGGAAGACGACCACGACGCTGGGACTGGCGCGGGCGCTCGCCCGGACCGACCGGTCCGTTCTGGCGGTCGACGCCGACCGGGACATGCCGAACCTGCACGCGCTCGCCGGCGTCCCGGCGTCGCCCTCCTCCGAAACGGTCGACCGCGGCGACGCGGCCGGAGAAGACGACCGCGACCCTGCCGCCGTCGCTCACCCCGACCCGGCGGTGTCGGGCGTTCGGGTGCTGCCGGCCCCGAGAGAGGCCGGCCCCCTCGACGGCGCGGCGCTGTCGCGGCTCCGGCGCTCGTCGCGGCGAGTTCTGATCGATTGCCCCGCTGGCGCCGGCCCTGACGCGGCCGCCCCGCTCCGCGCGGCCGACGCCACCGTCGTCGTCACGCTCCCGACTCCCGAGAGCCTCCGCGACGCGGCGAAGACGGCGGCGATGGCCCGCGCGCTCGACGCGCCGGTCGCCGCCGCGGTCGTCACCCGGGCCGAGTCGCCGCCGGAGGGCGTGCGTCGACTGCTGGAGACCGACCGGGTGGTCGCCGTTCCCGACGGCGGCGAGCGCCCGCTTCGGGCGTCGGGCGTCGACGACGCGTATCGTCGACTCGGCGTTCTGGTCTGTAATTTGAACTGA